From a region of the Theobroma cacao cultivar B97-61/B2 chromosome 8, Criollo_cocoa_genome_V2, whole genome shotgun sequence genome:
- the LOC18592079 gene encoding 3-hydroxy-3-methylglutaryl-coenzyme A reductase 1 produces the protein MDVRRRAYKVPRPTAAVIHQEQQQQSQASGSAAPKASDALPLPLYLTNAIFFTLFFSVAYYLLLRWRDKIRNSMPLHVVTLPELAAIVSLIASFIYLLGFFGIDFVQSFIARASNDAWDLEDDDVDVDPPEHRLLTCPPSAPDHLIPAVTSAEDEEIVEWVIKGTIPSHALEEKVGDCKRAACIRREALQRITGRSLQGLPVDGFNYDSILKQCCEMPVGYVQIPVGIAGPLLLDGFEYSVPMATTEGCLVASTNRGCKAIYVSGGATSTILRDGMTRAPVVRFPSAVRACHLKFFLENPSNFQALADEFNQSSNFARLQSIQCSVAGKNLYMRFSCCTGDAMGMNMVSKGVENVLRYLKSDYPDMDIIGISGNFCSDKKPAAINWIEGRGKSVVCEAIIKEEIVKKVLKTNVATLVELNMLKNLAGSAVAGALGGFNAHASNIVSAIFIATGQDPAQNVESSHCITMMEAVNDGKDLHVSVTMPSIEVGTVGGGTQLASQSACLNLLGVKGASKGLPGANSRLLATIVAGSVLAGELSLMAAIADGQLVKSHMKYNRSSKDVSKVPHMNDLASNGLE, from the exons ATGGACGTGCGCCGGCGAGCTTATAAAGTTCCTCGCCCAACTGCCGCGGTCATCCACCAGGAGCAGCAGCAGCAATCACAAGCGTCGGGATCGGCGGCCCCCAAGGCATCAGATGCACTCCCGCTCCCTCTTTACCTGACCAACGCCATTTTCTTCACTCTTTTCTTCTCGGTGGCGTACTACCTGCTGCTCAGGTGGCGAGACAAGATCCGCAACTCTATGCCCCTCCACGTCGTCACTTTACCGGAACTGGCCGCCATTGTCTCTCTCATCGCCTCCTTCATTTACCTCCTCGGCTTTTTCGGCATTGACTTTGTCCAGTCCTTCATTGCACGCGCCTCCAACGACGCCTGGGACCTCGAAGACGACGATGTTGACGTCGACCCTCCCGAACACCGGCTCCTGACGTGCCCTCCCTCTGCTCCTGACCATCTGATTCCGGCGGTTACCTCTGCAGAAGACGAAGAAATCGTAGAGTGGGTTATCAAGGGAACAATCCCCTCACACGCGCTCGAAGAAAAAGTCGGAGACTGCAAGAGAGCGGCCTGCATCCGAAGAGAGGCTTTGCAGAGGATTACTGGGAGGTCATTGCAGGGCTTACCTGTGGATGGCTTCAATTATGACTCCATTCTCAAGCAGTGCTGCGAAATGCCAGTAGGCTACGTGCAGATTCCGGTGGGGATCGCAGGGCCATTGCTCCTCGATGGTTTCGAGTACTCTGTCCCCATGGCTACCACAGAGGGCTGCTTGGTTGCCAGCACCAACAGAGGATGCAAGGCTATCTATGTGTCTGGTGGGGCCACCAGCACCATCTTGAGGGACGGTATGACCAGAGCTCCTGTTGTCAGGTTCCCCTCAGCCGTCAGAGCGTGCCACCTCAAGTTTTTCCTCGAGAATCCATCCAATTTCCAGGCCTTGGCCGACGAATTTAACCA GTCAAGTAACTTTGCAAGACTCCAGAGTATCCAATGTTCTGTTGCTGGCAAAAATCTGTATATGAGATTTAGCTGCTGCACAGGTGATGCAATGGGAATGAATATGGTTTCCAAGGGGGTTGAGAACGTCCTTAGATACCTTAAGAGTGACTATCCAGACATGGATATTATTGGCATCTCTG GAAACTTTTGTTCGGACAAGAAACCTGCTGCTATTAACTGGATTGAAGGGCGAGGCAAATCAGTAGTTTGTGAAGCAATTATTAAAGAAGAAATAGTGAAGAAGGTATTGAAGACCAATGTTGCTACACTAGTAGAGCTCAACATGCTCAAGAACCTTGCTGGTTCTGCTGTTGCTGGTGCTCTTGGTGGATTTAATGCCCATGCAAGCAATATTGTCTCTGCTATCTTCATAGCAACTGGCCAAGATCCAGCACAAAATGTTGAGAGTTCCCACTGCATTACCATGATGGAAGCTGTCAATGATGGGAAGGATCTTCACGTCTCTGTGACTATGCCTTCCATTGAG GTGGGCACAGTTGGGGGTGGAACTCAACTTGCATCTCAGTCTGCATGCCTGAATTTGCTTGGGGTGAAGGGTGCAAGTAAAGGATTGCCAGGGGCAAACTCAAGGCTCTTGGCAACAATTGTGGCCGGTTCAGTTCTGGCTGGGGAACTTTCCCTGATGGCTGCAATAGCTGATGGTCAGCTTGTCAAGAGTCACATGAAATACAACAGATCCAGCAAAGATGTATCCAAAGTGCCTCATATGAATGATTTGGCATCAAATGGATTAGAATAA